Proteins from a single region of Chaetodon trifascialis isolate fChaTrf1 chromosome 10, fChaTrf1.hap1, whole genome shotgun sequence:
- the iqub gene encoding IQ motif and ubiquitin-like domain-containing protein isoform X1: MSERGEPEEQEVREGEEESAETSPQPGGGTAEQPPEDDGEPGSDGEEVEVESSTAGVLDAEEETDLSDDAEHLEEPQRTEDDGNSAGALETAEEAETQADLPDEAEQLREPQRKENVGNSTATVKVVLVPEGHVMTVAFAIGLSIEELKRHLAAELRVPAEVLQISVDGRAVEEQQSLMELGVRPHGSTRMEMSSADPTTHPLRPLRPPEHDSMPDVITVRIQTDEGVFQEVVVEIERPRQRKAFLGGYRHRLTGTEYHHAAVQTLPKRRPDRAAVVFSRDTQTVELKSQTQQCPVDASTQMTGVGCYVSCLNDRLVAPGNYTTADEHHGRRLRAVIRLQAFARRWLARQEVERLRRERGRRLAWLELQERRRKEEKEEQLRDRRQRWRNPQRREDFNLLYHALEKWRHEEEQRINSSLRGAERKAALCSLLEQETQLIASIGRHRIAVHSSNYDKAVRTLLDKSAAPHRWRAADGRLIEMDSQHTLRARELRDLYNSLNQSSVSQDQRVQVLMALKHIAKEHACRLTRDIVDLIDREVDLMTRGVKAASLEGLRKRISTLFLQYIKTPAFNPEVARLLKVPQNPSQLKNDMFLCRGCHRYLQSADFSPTSSARLSGRCRDCTGLDNVARSRDDFSCYENILRRLRAGELQLSEDARIPFLLQVEDMRYLVEEIWASRSALNAGSDLYNLAFVRWDRQRDWSPWNCILLSKEETSAHMEVEDVHKVYEATFIDGIKHKHTLAQRHFSQISVMAEYLDAQPAAAPGNQLVSKPIAMVTGEHATDATPSSAH; encoded by the exons ATGTCCGAGAGAGGAGAACCCGAAGAGCAGGAGGTgagagaaggtgaggaggagagcgcGGAGACGAGCCCACAGCCAGGTGGAGGTACTGCAGAGCAGCCGCCAGAGGACGACGGAGAGCCGGGGAGTGacggagaggaggtggaggtggagagctCAACCGCAG GTGTGCTGGATGCAGAAGAGGAAACTGACCTGAGCGATGACGCCGAGCACCTGGAGGAGCCTCAGAGGACAGAAGATGATGGAAACTCAGCAG GTGCCTTGGAGActgcagaagaagctgaaactCAGGCCGATCTGCCCGACGAGGCCGAGCAGCTTCGAGAgcctcagagaaaagaaaacgtTGGAAACTCTACAGCTACAG tGAAGGTGGTGCTGGTGCCAGAGGGTCATGTGATGACCGTGGCCTTCGCCATCGGTCTCAGCATCGAGGAGCTGAAGCGTCACCTGGCCGCCGAGCTCAGGGTTCCTGCCGAGGTGCTGCAGATCTCTGTGGACG GTCGAgcggtggaggagcagcagagcctgATGGAGCTCGGCGTCCGGCCTCACGGCTCCACCCGGATGGAGATGAGCTCCGCTGACCCGACCACCCACCCGCTCCGCCCGCTTCGCCCCCCGGAGCACGACAGCATGCCGGACGTCATCACCGTCCGAATCCAGACAG ACGAGGGCGTCTTccaggaggtggtggtggagattGAGCGTCCCCGCCAGCGGAAGGCCTTCCTGGGCGGCTACAGGCACCGGCTGACGGGGACGGAGTACCACCACGCCGCCGTCCAGACCCTGCCCAAGAGGAGGCCGGACAGAGCAGCGGTGGTCTTCAGCCGCGACACGCAG ACAGTCGAGCTGAAGAGCCAGACCCAGCAGTGTCCAGTGGACGCCTCCACCCAGATGACCGGCGTCGGCTGCTACGTCTCCTGCCTGAACGACAGGCTGGTCGCACCCGGCAACTACACCACGGCTGACGAGCATCACGGCAGGAGGCTGAGAGCT gtgatcCGTCTGCAGGCGTTCGCTCGGCGCTGGTTGGCCCGGCAGGAGGTGGAGCGGCTGAGGAGGGAGCGCGGCCGACGGCTGGCctggctggagctgcaggagaggaggaggaaggaggagaaggaggagcagctgagggacCGCCGCCAACGCTGGAGGAACCCGCAAAGGAGGGAGGACTTCAACCTGCTGTACCACGCTCTAGAGA AGTGGAGGCACGAGGAGGAGCAGCGCATCAACTCCTCCCTGCGAGGAGCCGAGAGGAAGGCGGCTCTCTGCTCGCTGCTGGAGCAGGAGACGCAGCTCATCGCCTCCATCGGACGCCATCGCATCGCCGTCCACAGCAGCAACTACGACAAAGCTGTCAGGACCCTCCTGgacaag TCGGCGGCTCCTCATCGGTGGCGAGCAGCAGACGGTCGACTGATCGAGATGGACagtcaacacacactcagagccaGAGAGCTGCGAGACCTGTACAACAGCCTGAACCAGTCCAGCGTGAGCCAGGACCAGAGAGTCCAGGTCCTCATGGCACTCAAACACATCGCCAAG GAGCATGCGTGTCGGCTGACCCGGGACATCGTGGATTTGATTGACAGGGAGGTGGACCTGATGACTCGGGGGGTCAAGGCAGCCAGTCTGGAGGGGCTGAGGAAGAGGATCTCCACTCTGTTCCTCCAGTACATCAAAACACCAGCGTTCAACCCTGAGGTGGCCAGGCTGCTGAAG GTTCCCCAGAACCCCTCCCAGCTGAAGAACGACATGTTCCTGTGCCGGGGCTGTCATCGCTACCTGCAGTCTGCCGACTTCAGCCCGACCTCCAGCGCCCGTCTGAGCGGGCGGTGCCGCGACTGCACCGGACTCGACAACGTAGCGAGATCCCGCGACGACTTCTCGTGCTACGAAAACATCCTGAGGAGGCTGAGAGCCGgcgagctgcagctcagcgaAGACGCCAGGATCCCCTTCCTGCTGCAG GTGGAGGACATGCGGTACCTGGTGGAGGAGATCTGGGCGTCCCGCTCGGCCCTCAACGCCGGCAGCGACCTCTACAACCTGGCGTTTGTCCGCTGGGACCGTCAGAGGGACTGGAGCCCCTGGAACTGCATCCTGCTGTCCAAAGAAGAGACCTCAGCTCACATGGAGGTGGAAGACGTCCACAAG
- the iqub gene encoding IQ motif and ubiquitin-like domain-containing protein isoform X2, translating into MSERGEPEEQEVREGEEESAETSPQPGGGTAEQPPEDDGEPGSDGEEVEVESSTAGVLDAEEETDLSDDAEHLEEPQRTEDDGNSAGALETAEEAETQADLPDEAEQLREPQRKENVGNSTATVKVVLVPEGHVMTVAFAIGLSIEELKRHLAAELRVPAEVLQISVDGRAVEEQQSLMELGVRPHGSTRMEMSSADPTTHPLRPLRPPEHDSMPDVITVRIQTDEGVFQEVVVEIERPRQRKAFLGGYRHRLTGTEYHHAAVQTLPKRRPDRAAVVFSRDTQVIRLQAFARRWLARQEVERLRRERGRRLAWLELQERRRKEEKEEQLRDRRQRWRNPQRREDFNLLYHALEKWRHEEEQRINSSLRGAERKAALCSLLEQETQLIASIGRHRIAVHSSNYDKAVRTLLDKSAAPHRWRAADGRLIEMDSQHTLRARELRDLYNSLNQSSVSQDQRVQVLMALKHIAKEHACRLTRDIVDLIDREVDLMTRGVKAASLEGLRKRISTLFLQYIKTPAFNPEVARLLKVPQNPSQLKNDMFLCRGCHRYLQSADFSPTSSARLSGRCRDCTGLDNVARSRDDFSCYENILRRLRAGELQLSEDARIPFLLQVEDMRYLVEEIWASRSALNAGSDLYNLAFVRWDRQRDWSPWNCILLSKEETSAHMEVEDVHKVYEATFIDGIKHKHTLAQRHFSQISVMAEYLDAQPAAAPGNQLVSKPIAMVTGEHATDATPSSAH; encoded by the exons ATGTCCGAGAGAGGAGAACCCGAAGAGCAGGAGGTgagagaaggtgaggaggagagcgcGGAGACGAGCCCACAGCCAGGTGGAGGTACTGCAGAGCAGCCGCCAGAGGACGACGGAGAGCCGGGGAGTGacggagaggaggtggaggtggagagctCAACCGCAG GTGTGCTGGATGCAGAAGAGGAAACTGACCTGAGCGATGACGCCGAGCACCTGGAGGAGCCTCAGAGGACAGAAGATGATGGAAACTCAGCAG GTGCCTTGGAGActgcagaagaagctgaaactCAGGCCGATCTGCCCGACGAGGCCGAGCAGCTTCGAGAgcctcagagaaaagaaaacgtTGGAAACTCTACAGCTACAG tGAAGGTGGTGCTGGTGCCAGAGGGTCATGTGATGACCGTGGCCTTCGCCATCGGTCTCAGCATCGAGGAGCTGAAGCGTCACCTGGCCGCCGAGCTCAGGGTTCCTGCCGAGGTGCTGCAGATCTCTGTGGACG GTCGAgcggtggaggagcagcagagcctgATGGAGCTCGGCGTCCGGCCTCACGGCTCCACCCGGATGGAGATGAGCTCCGCTGACCCGACCACCCACCCGCTCCGCCCGCTTCGCCCCCCGGAGCACGACAGCATGCCGGACGTCATCACCGTCCGAATCCAGACAG ACGAGGGCGTCTTccaggaggtggtggtggagattGAGCGTCCCCGCCAGCGGAAGGCCTTCCTGGGCGGCTACAGGCACCGGCTGACGGGGACGGAGTACCACCACGCCGCCGTCCAGACCCTGCCCAAGAGGAGGCCGGACAGAGCAGCGGTGGTCTTCAGCCGCGACACGCAG gtgatcCGTCTGCAGGCGTTCGCTCGGCGCTGGTTGGCCCGGCAGGAGGTGGAGCGGCTGAGGAGGGAGCGCGGCCGACGGCTGGCctggctggagctgcaggagaggaggaggaaggaggagaaggaggagcagctgagggacCGCCGCCAACGCTGGAGGAACCCGCAAAGGAGGGAGGACTTCAACCTGCTGTACCACGCTCTAGAGA AGTGGAGGCACGAGGAGGAGCAGCGCATCAACTCCTCCCTGCGAGGAGCCGAGAGGAAGGCGGCTCTCTGCTCGCTGCTGGAGCAGGAGACGCAGCTCATCGCCTCCATCGGACGCCATCGCATCGCCGTCCACAGCAGCAACTACGACAAAGCTGTCAGGACCCTCCTGgacaag TCGGCGGCTCCTCATCGGTGGCGAGCAGCAGACGGTCGACTGATCGAGATGGACagtcaacacacactcagagccaGAGAGCTGCGAGACCTGTACAACAGCCTGAACCAGTCCAGCGTGAGCCAGGACCAGAGAGTCCAGGTCCTCATGGCACTCAAACACATCGCCAAG GAGCATGCGTGTCGGCTGACCCGGGACATCGTGGATTTGATTGACAGGGAGGTGGACCTGATGACTCGGGGGGTCAAGGCAGCCAGTCTGGAGGGGCTGAGGAAGAGGATCTCCACTCTGTTCCTCCAGTACATCAAAACACCAGCGTTCAACCCTGAGGTGGCCAGGCTGCTGAAG GTTCCCCAGAACCCCTCCCAGCTGAAGAACGACATGTTCCTGTGCCGGGGCTGTCATCGCTACCTGCAGTCTGCCGACTTCAGCCCGACCTCCAGCGCCCGTCTGAGCGGGCGGTGCCGCGACTGCACCGGACTCGACAACGTAGCGAGATCCCGCGACGACTTCTCGTGCTACGAAAACATCCTGAGGAGGCTGAGAGCCGgcgagctgcagctcagcgaAGACGCCAGGATCCCCTTCCTGCTGCAG GTGGAGGACATGCGGTACCTGGTGGAGGAGATCTGGGCGTCCCGCTCGGCCCTCAACGCCGGCAGCGACCTCTACAACCTGGCGTTTGTCCGCTGGGACCGTCAGAGGGACTGGAGCCCCTGGAACTGCATCCTGCTGTCCAAAGAAGAGACCTCAGCTCACATGGAGGTGGAAGACGTCCACAAG